ATCGGCATTTAAGCGTACACCGCAAGCACCTTCCATGTATAAAATCGGCGCAACACGGGCTTTAACCCCGGTTAAGCGTGCAATCCGCGTGTCTAACGCTTTGCGAGCGACTAACAAACGTTCATCGAGTAATTGATAAAAACGCTGCTCATCTTTACCCGCTTCTAACGCAATGCGCGGTAAGTTAAGGCTAACCACACCTAAATTATTGCGACCTTCGTGTACTTGTTGACCGTCTTGTTCATAAACCCCCAAAAAGGAGCGACAACCCATGGGGGTTTTAAATGAACCGGTGACTTTAACTACCTGATCATAATTTAAAATATCTGGATACATACGCATAGTTGAGCAGGTTAAGGCCATCTTTTTGATGTCGTAATTGACGTCAGTAGCTTGATGATTGACGCCATCTTTAATGGCAAACACCAATTTAGGAAAGACGGCCGTTTTGCGGTTTTTACCTAAACCAGCCATGCGCACAGTTAACATCGACCGCTGAATTAAGCGAGACTCCCACGACACACCTAAACCAAAGCCAAAGGTCACAAACGGCGTTTGGCCATTGGCGGTATGCAAGGTGTTGACTTCATATTCCAACGACTGGAATGCATCATGACACTCTTTTTCGGTTTGCGTCATTGCATAACCTTCGACATCGGCTACTTGCCATTTGCGAGCCACAGCAAGGTGTTTTTGATAACTAATTTGCACAAACTCAGCCAACACTTCATCAATACGGTTAATGGTTGTGCCGCCGTAAATATGGCTCGCCACTTGGGCAATAATTTGCGCAGTCACCGCCGTTGCTGTTGAGATGGATTTAGGCGGTTCAATTTCAGCATTACCCATTTTAAAACCATGAGTTAACATGCCAGCTAAATCAATTAGCATGCAGTTAAACATCGGGAAAAACGGTGCATAGTCGAGATCATGATAGTGAATTTCTCCTTTCTCATGAGCGCTAACCACATCTTTAGGTAATAAGTGAGTTTTAGCGTAATGCTTGGCAACTATCCCTGCGAGTAAGTCTCGTTGAGTTGGGATCACTTTGGCATCTTTATTGGCATTTTCGTTTAAAATGGCATTATCTGATTGCTCAACCAAACCACGAATAGCGCAGTTTAATTTACTCTGAGTCTCACGATGAGTGTCACGGTCGTGTCGATACTCAATATAGTGACGTGCCACCGACTTAAACGGTCCTGACATTAATAAGTTTTCAACTGCATCTTGTAGCTCGTGAATATCAACTTCGGTTTTGCAAGCCATTTGCTGCTCAACCGTTTGCGCTAACTGCAGCGCATATTGATGGTCAGCTTGACCTGCAGACTCCATTGCAGCCACAACAGCCTCTTTGATCCGACATCCATCAAATGCTGTCCGGCATCCATCCCTTTTCACGACTACAAGCATACAACCATCCTTACAAGCACTATATATAGAGCTTTAATTTACAAAAGACACAATATAGAGTGTATTAGATACATTAACGCTGAGTATTACTTTGATCCAGATCATAATTGTCGGCAGTACTTTTTATTGCAAATAACTTGCTATTCGCAATAAATATTGTAGGTGTGGAAAATGATTTTTATGACGGGAGATCGCATGGTAGAAAAAAATGAAAATAGCATCGCAATGTAAGATTTTGGCAAACAAGTTATCTCATAGGTAACCGTGTAGTTGTGGTTTTTAGCCGTTCAAAATGATGACTATTTCGATGACCTGGCATCAAATACAGCGTTAATGACACTATCAACCGTATAAGTGACTTATTCATTACGACAAGATGAATACTCAGGACGAAGAGGCGCGACATGAGATTGAATAAGTCGAACTAATACAGATTGCGCCGATTAAACGCATCCCAGAATAAATAAGCGCCCTCTCCTTGATGCTGAACATCCATGTGATACCAATATCTGTACCACGATTGACAGGCACTGACTGATTAATCACCCATTAAGCACTTAGACGCGAACGGGTATATTGCCATCAATACACCAGTCCGACATCGCCTAAGTATTACTTTAAGGTTGCTTCAATTAAATGATGAATATCTTTAACTGCCTGCTCACCCGCTTCAATGGCCTCTTTGGCGCGATGAAACTCCATGGTGCCAATATCAGCCACATCGGGCACAATACAAATATCAGGTGGCTCGCCCATTAAACGCGAACGTTTATGGCGTTGTTCTAAAATATCCATGGATTGTGACATCACCGCCAACATACCAGGATGAGATTTTGAGCTGCCCATGGCCAGCTTATCGGTTAAGCCACTCATGTACTCTTTGCCTTTCCCCCATAAATCCATAAAGCCGGTTTCAAGCTCACGCTTTTGTTCAATAGGTTCTGACTTACTGGCTTTACGGCTTTTTACTTGTTCTGGGATCAAATGCATTTGGCCTCGGCGATGAGCATTTAAATCTACCGCAATAACCACATCAACACCCATCGAACGGGCTAATGAAACAGGAACCGGATTGACGACTGCACCATCGACAACCCATCGATTACCTTGCTGCAC
The Shewanella vesiculosa DNA segment above includes these coding regions:
- the nrdD gene encoding anaerobic ribonucleoside-triphosphate reductase; the encoded protein is MLVVVKRDGCRTAFDGCRIKEAVVAAMESAGQADHQYALQLAQTVEQQMACKTEVDIHELQDAVENLLMSGPFKSVARHYIEYRHDRDTHRETQSKLNCAIRGLVEQSDNAILNENANKDAKVIPTQRDLLAGIVAKHYAKTHLLPKDVVSAHEKGEIHYHDLDYAPFFPMFNCMLIDLAGMLTHGFKMGNAEIEPPKSISTATAVTAQIIAQVASHIYGGTTINRIDEVLAEFVQISYQKHLAVARKWQVADVEGYAMTQTEKECHDAFQSLEYEVNTLHTANGQTPFVTFGFGLGVSWESRLIQRSMLTVRMAGLGKNRKTAVFPKLVFAIKDGVNHQATDVNYDIKKMALTCSTMRMYPDILNYDQVVKVTGSFKTPMGCRSFLGVYEQDGQQVHEGRNNLGVVSLNLPRIALEAGKDEQRFYQLLDERLLVARKALDTRIARLTGVKARVAPILYMEGACGVRLNADDDVSDIFKNGRASISLGFIGLHETVNALYGNAEHVFDNAQLRDKAVAIIHHLKQATESWKEETGYGFSLYSTPSENLCSRFCLLDTTQFGVVSGVTDKGYYTNSFHLDVEKKVNPFDKIDFEQPYPAIANGGFICYGEFPNMQNNIEALENVWDYSYSRVPYYGTNTPIDECYDCGYIGEFNCTSKGFVCPKCGNHEPSRVSVTRRVCGYLGSPDARPFNFGKQEEVKRRVKHL
- the rssA gene encoding patatin-like phospholipase RssA, which codes for MTKLTVGLALGSGAAKGWAHIGVLNGLAKLDIYPDKVAGCSVGALVGAAYANDHLAELETWVSGFSSWDVLGLMDLGWRKGGLISGEKVFDVLANRIGDLNIEQLQRPFAAVATDLYSGQEIWFKEGDLRHAVRASCSMPGFLPPVQQGNRWVVDGAVVNPVPVSLARSMGVDVVIAVDLNAHRRGQMHLIPEQVKSRKASKSEPIEQKRELETGFMDLWGKGKEYMSGLTDKLAMGSSKSHPGMLAVMSQSMDILEQRHKRSRLMGEPPDICIVPDVADIGTMEFHRAKEAIEAGEQAVKDIHHLIEATLK